TTCACCTCGGCCTCCACGGCGCCGTGGAAGCTTTCCGCGCGCTGGTCCAGGTACTCCGAAACCGTCTTGATAATCGGCTCCGCGGGGTTGCCCTGATGGTCTTTCCCGCCCTCGATCAGCATGTTCATCACGTTCTGGCGGATCACCGGCTCCAGCTTCTTGAGCCAGCGGTCCTCGCTCCACGCGAGCCGGGTAAGAAAACCGCCCACCGCCCCAAACAGCGCGCCGATACCCGCGCCGATCGCCGTGCCGATAACCGGCACCACCGTCGTGCCCACCGCCGCGCCCGCCGCCACGCCGACCAGCGCCCCGCCCGTCCCGAAGACCATGTAACTGCGGGCCATGGAGGTTTCCAGTGTAAAGCCTTCCAAGCCAGCGGGTTGCGTCATCTGAACGCGCAGTTCGCGAATCGCGCCGAGCTTGTCGGAAATATCCTGCCGGGCCTCCTGCTCGGTCGCCTCCACAATGGCCATAATGCGCGCGGTCGCCGCCGACACGAACTCGTCCACCTGGTGCTCGGTCTGCGCCGAGAGCGTCTTGAATTTCTGCCGGCGCGCCGTTTTCAGGTTGTTGTTGGTCCGCAGCCAGGCCAGCAGCGGGCTGATGATTTGGTCCTGGATGGCCGTTTCGGTGATCTCCACCCGGAACCGCTCCGCGTAGCCCGCATAATGCCCATCTTTTGTTTCCCCGCCGCGGCTGCGGATCCGGAAGCGCTCCAACACCAGCGCGCTGCTCGCGCGGATCTCGTCCAGGCGCCGCAACAGCGCCTCCCGGTTCCGGCGCAAATCCTCAAACTTCGTCGGATCCTTCGCCAGCTTCAGTTCATTCTCCAGCCCGGCAACGTACTCTTCCGCGCGCTCGCCCACAAACCGCACCGCCGTCTCCAGCACCGCCCCGGCCTTGTTTTCGTTCAGCAGGTAGTCCATCAGCCGCTCCCGAAGGTGGGGGAGCCGGCTCTGGCCCATCAGAAAGGCCGACAGATCCCGCGCGGGATCGTCGCTGCCGCCAATCCGGTCCATGATGCTCGTCGGAATCGATACCTTGTTGTCGTCCTGCACCGCCTCCAGCGTCGTATAGCCCTGATCCAGCTCCAGCGCCCGAAGCGCACGGTAGCCCGACAGAAAGAAAATCTCGGAATCCTCCGGGATGTCGTGCCGCGCGAAGGCCTCAATCAGGCTCTTCGCCGGACCCCGCGCCCCGCGCACGTCAATCTCGCTGGTCTCCAGCTTGTCCGCCTTGTTCAAAACGAAAAACACCCGACGACCGCGCCACTTGATGATGCGCTTGATAAAATTCAGGTCGTGGATGTTGCCCGCGAAGCTGCTGTCCACGAACGAAATCACCAGGTGGCTCCGCTCGATGATCCCGTACGTGATTTCCTGCCGCGTCTCCGAAACGCTGTGCACACCCGGCGTGTCCACGAAAACAATATCCTCCTCCAGCACCTCCGAAGGCAGGGATATGTGCAAATCCTCTATCTTCTCGCGCAACGGCGCCAGGTGGGGATACGTCTCGTCCGCCATCACCGTCACCAGCGGCTCCAGCGTCCGCCGCATCCAGTCCGGTTGGTGGCCCTCGTAGCGGATGTGCACCCGGTGGCCGTCTTCCGCCGTCTCGAACGAAGACGGCACATCCTGAAGCGCCGATCGCAGCGCCTCCAGCTCATGCCCGGAAATCGCTTCGCTCAGGCCCATCGACAGCGACATGGCCTCGCCGCGCTGGATGAACGCCAGCTTCGACGTGCATTCCTCCACGTCCATCGGCAGGTAGCCCGCGCCCAGAAACGCATTGATCGCCGTGGACTTGCCCACGTTGAACGTACCCAGGAACACCACCCGGTACTTGCCGTCCTCCACGCACTGGCGCTGGTAGAAAAGCGACTTCTCTTCAAACTTCTTGTTGCCCCGGAAATCCGGGTCCTGCCGCACAAAGGCCCCCAGCGCGTCCATCGAGGAAAGCGCCCAGGCGCGGCTCTCTTCCAGATCCCTAAACTTCATGGAGGGCTCCTTCCTGAACCGCGATAAACGACGACGCCAGGGGCATCTGCAATACCGCGTCGATGCCCGGTCGCGGGGCCCGGCGGCAACACGCCGCCTCAAACTCGTACAGCGCGAGACGAAGCGCGTCAAATCCCGCGTCGCACAGTTCGCGCACCCGCGGCTTCGTCCGGCACCGGTACTCGTTGCGCGGTTCCCGGCGATAGAGCTCGAGACGGGCGGATAGCGTCAGAAAACGCGGCGCGGGGTGGATGCCGTATTCCTCCATCCGCGAAACCGCCTTGTGCTCGATCCGCTCGATTTCCCCCGCGTTCAGGTGATCCGCCTTGTTCGCCACCACCAGAATCGAATCCCCGAACTGTTCCTGGTGGTACGCGATGAAATCCATCGTATGCTTCGCCGCCCAATACTCGATGTCCGTCACCACCAGCAGCAGCGCGTCCTCCTGGTTCGCCAGCCCCGCGATCTCCACCGACTCGCATGTATCGCTCGACATTCCCGCCGTATCCACCAGCACGAGGTTGTTGAAGGGCGATCGGACACAGCCCGCCGCCAGCGCCTTGTACTGGGCGCTATGCTCGTCCGCCTTCCGGACGTGCAGAAACTCGTCGTGCGTGCGCGGCGTCAGGCCCCCGTCCTTGCGGTGCAGCGCCGCGAACCGATCATGGCTGTCTGTAACCCGCGTGATGAAGGTAGGCAGCGCCCGGCCCTCTTCACGGCTGCACGGCAGCACTTCCTGCCGCAACAACGCATTGAGCAGCGTGGACTTGCCCGTATTGAAATCCCCGACGGCAAATACGCACGGGGCCCGATCCAGGTCCTGCATGGAGGTCCATTTCCTTTCCAGACGGCGCCCCCGAAGCGGGGAGCGGGCGCATCCCCGGCGCGCGCCTCGGCGCGCCGCCCGGGAATTCCTGCTTTTCACCGTTCGACGGATAATAGCCACCACGGCCCGGCCCGCGCAACTCTTGCGAAGTCAACCGCTTCCCGAATAAGCATCGCGCCATGCGTCCTTCCTGACATCGACCGATGGCCTTCCGGAATCCAATCTCCAGCCCCTTGGAAGAAGGTGGCGTTGCATGGGAGGTTGTGGTATGCTCCGGGCTGTAGTTATTGCACAGGTTTGTTCGCATCCCGCGGCAGCATGCGCGCACGGCGCGCGATTCGTTTGAGGCACAATACCTACCGGTCGTTAGGTAGCAAGGAGTCGGGTATGGCAGCCAATCAGTCCGCTAAAGATCAGGCCATGGAACTCGCCGAAGCCGCGCGGGAAACCGAATGGCGGTTTCCAAGCTTTACCGCCGAGCTGTTCCGGGGAAATTTTCGGTGGGATTTGCTGCACCCGTATCCGAAACAGGATGCCGACGACAAGCGCGTTGGCGACGAGTTGATTGAAAAAGTCCGCGCGGTGCTGGACCAGCATCTGGATCCCATTCGGGTGGACGAGACCGGAGAATATCCCCAGGTTGTTTTGGATGAACTGGCGAAGATCGGCATCTTCGGCATGAAGATCGACAAGAAATACGGTGGTCTTGGCCTGTCCCAATGGAACTACGGCCGCGTGCTCAGTTTCATCGGCAGCTACTGCCAGTCCACCGTCACCTGGGTCTCCGCGCACCAGAGCATCGGTGTGCCGCAGCCGCTGAAGCTCTTCGGTACCGAGGAACAGAAGCAGAAGTTTCTCCCGCGCCTTGCGAAGGGCGAGATCTCCGCGTTCGCCCTTACCGAGCCGGACGTTGGGTCGGATCCCGCGAAGATGACGACCACGGCCACGCCCTCGGAGGACGGTAGCTACTACCTGATTAACGGCCAGAAGCTCTGGTGCACGAACGGCCCCGCCGCAAGCATGATGGTGGTCATGGCGAAAACCCCGCCGATCATCAAAAATGGCCGCGAGATACCGCAGATCTCCACGTTTATCGTCGAAGCGGACTCCCCCGGGTTTTCCGTCGCCCACGAATGTTCGTTTATGGGCCTCAGGGGCATCTCCAATGGCCTGCTTTTGTTCAACAACGTGAAGGTCCCGGCCGAGAACATGATTGGCAAGCCTGGACAGGGCCTCAAGATCGCTCTGACCACCCTGAACGCGGGCCGTCTCGGCATTCCCGCCGCCTCCGCCGGCTCCTGCAAGAAATACCTGCTTGATTGCGAGGAGTGGGTGAATGCGCGCGTGCAGTGGGGCGTTCCCATTGGCCAGCACCAGTCCATTGCGCGAAAAATCGCCAACATGGCGGCCGACACCTTCGCCATGGAGAGCCTGGTCTACGTCGCCTGCTCTTTCGCGGACCGTAAGAACGCGGACATCCGCCTCGAAGCCGCCGCCGCGAAATACTTCTGCACGGAAACGACCTCCAGATTGCTCGACGATTTCCTCCAGGTTCGAGGCGGGCGTGGCTTTGAGTCCGACACCTCGCTCTACCAGCGCGGCGAGAAGCCGGTCTCGGTACACCGCACGCTCCGGGACATGCGCGTCGGCCGGATCTTTGAGGGCTCCTCGGAAGTCATGCACCTTATCATGGCCCGCGAGGCGATGGACACCCACTTCAAGCTCATGATGCCGCTGCTCCAGCCAAAACCCGAACAGCAGGGCAAGAAACTGCACTACCTGATCCGGGCCGCGAAGTTCTACGCCGCCTGGTATCCGAAGCTCTGGCTTCCCTCCGCGATCGACTTTGACGTCAAGCACCTGAACACCGTTAACCGCGAGCACCTGGCCTACGCCGCGAAGGCCAGCAAGCGACTTGCGCGAACGCTCTTTCACACCATGGGCAAGTACAAGGAAAAGCTCGAATTCGAGCAAATTCTCCTCGGCAACTTCGTGGATATCGGCGTCGATCTCTTCGTGATGGCGTGTGTTCTGGCCAACGCGGACCAGCGCCTCGCCGGTAACCGCGATGACCAGACGCCCCAGGAACTTACCGACCTCTTCTGCCGCAACGCCCGCAAGCGCATTGAAGACAACTTCCGTGCCGTGAAGCACAACCACAACAGGGTCTACAACAAAGTCGGAAGTTCGCTCATGGCCGGCAAGTACCGCTGGCTCGCCCGCGACGTCTTCGAAGATCTCCCGCGCGGCTACCGCGACTTCGAAAGCAACCAGCCGGTCGTAACCTCCAGCGAGGACGCCCGCGCCGCCATGGCGGAATAGCACAACAACACATCAGCATGTAAACAGGAATTCAGGCGTTTCCGGCACGGCGCACCTTCGGCAAATGTAGGACAGCCGTCCGGGCTGTCCACCGCGCCGAAGGCGCCGGGGATCGCGGACATTGGAATGTCCGCGGCAGAGGAAGCCCGCGTCCACGCGGAAGCTCGACGTTTCTTGGTGTGCCCGGCGCCAGTGGGCGCAGCCGGGCTCAGGCTCCCGCTCCTCCGCGCCCGCTCGGAACCTGCGGCGGCGTTGCCGCGGAATGCCCGCGATCCTGGCGCGCCTGCGGCGCGCTGGACAGCCGAGACGGCTATCCTACATTCTTCGCGGACACGACTGTCCGCGATCCTGCAAGTCGCACACATCCCAATCAGGAATTGACGTATCTCCGGCAGCTGTGTCGCTTCGTTGCATTGTGGCGAGAATATGAACCTTACCCCGCGGGCTATCGTATCAACCGTCAGAGCCACTTGACAGAATTCCGTCGCTCGCGTAGGCTGGAATCAAGGCTGAATGGCGTTGATGCGGCGTGCGCGCCAGAAAAGTCGGCAGATACTTTGGAGCACTTACCTCTTATGAGAAATCGACTCGTGTGGGCAACTGGTTTTTTCACGTCAATCTGCGCACTCGCGGCGACGGCGGACCCGGTGCACTTCCCAGACACCGCGCTGGAAGTGGAGATTCGCAATGCGCTGGGTTTTCACGAGGGCCCCATCCAGCGGGATCACCTCGCGCGCCTGACCAAAATCTCCCTGTATCAAACCTCCGTCCGGGATCTCACCGGCCTTGAGCACTGCACCAATATCACGGTGCTATACGCCCTGTCGAACAAAATCGAGAACATTCAAAGCCTCGCGGCAATGCCCCAGTTGAAACAGGTTTGGCTTAACAACAATACGATTACCGACCTTTCGCCACTGTTGAAGCTCCCTTATCTCCGGGACTTGTCCATTGCCGGCAACCCCATAGATGACCTGACCCCAATCGCCGAGATGGTTACCCTTCGGCGCCTCAATATTGGGGGGGTCGCCATCCGCGATCCAGGTTTCCTTTCCGCGCTTGTGCATCTGGAGGACCTCTATATCGCGCGCACCGGGCTGAAAAACCTGGATTTCGCGGCGGAGATGCCCAAGCTCGAAAGGCTGCTGGCGTCCGACAACCAGATCGAGAGCCTCGAGCCCTTGCGCGGTCTCGAACACCTGAAGCAGATCGAGCTGAAGAACAACCGCATCGGCGATCTCAGCCCCCTGGCGGGCCTGTCCAACGTGTGGTGGCTGGAGTTGACCGGAAACCACCTCGGCACGCTGGAGGGTCTTCCCGCATTTCGGGACGACGCCAAGGTGCTGCTGTATGACAATCTGATTTCGGACCTGGGCCCTCTTGCCCGGGCCTGTGCGAGAGGCAGGAATATCATCATTGAGCTGGGCCTGAACCAGCTCGATCAGGACGCTTTCTGCACGCACATCCCCGAACTCGAGAAACGGAGGAATCGGGTGGTGTACCGCCGGAAGTCGCCCGACGACAGATCGATTCCCTTTCCAGACCACGACCTCCTTTGCGAAGCCGCGCAGCGGGAGGACGGCAGCCTGATCCTTGCCGCGGTGAACCGGGGCGCCACGGACGAAGAACTTGCGGAGGCGTTTGGCTTGCCCGCGGGCGGGGCCAGGGAGATTCCGGCCGCCGCCATACAATTCGCGGACGCCAACCTGGAGCGGGTAATTCGGGAGCAGATCGACAAGCCCGCCGGCGCGATGCTACCCGAGGACGTGGCTTCGATCCGACGCCTGCAGGCCACGGGCAAGGACATCTTTGACCTCACCGGCCTGGAGCACCTTAAAGGCGTCGAAATGATGGCGTTGCAGTCCAACCATATCCGCGACTTGACGCCCCTGGCGGCGCTACCCCAGTTGCAAACGCTGTTTATCTCGCACAACCAGATAACGGACCTCAGCCCGCTGGCCGCACTGAAAAACTTGAAGCAGCTGGCCGTCGATTTCAATGCCATCGAGCGCATCGAGCCCATCGTCCATCTACCCGCGCTTCGAGAGCTGCACCTGACGGGCAACCCGATTGCCAGCTTGGATTCGTTGCGGGAGTTGCGCGCGCTGAATGACCTGTATATTCGCGGCATTGGAGCGACATCGCTCGAATTCCTCGCGGGGCTCACCAGCATGCGGAAGCTGGACGCCGCCGACAACCAGATTACCTCGCTTGTACACCTGCGCGGCCTGCGCGGCCTGGTGGAGATAAACCTCGCCGGGAATCGTGTGACGAGCCTCGAACCCATTGCGCAACACGAGAAACTCTACCGGCTGGACCTCCGGAACAATCGGCTCACCTCGCTCGAAGGGATGCCCGGTTTCTGGCGTGAGGCGACCATCCTGCTCCACGGCAATGAAATCTCAGATATTGCGCCAATTCTAGACGCGACCGGTCAAGGAGACCCGGTCTGCATTGAACTCGGCCGCAACCACCTCGGGCCCGAAGCCTTCTGCCGGGATATCCCCGAACTCTTCGCACGGGGCCATGACGTCGTCTATGCGTACAACCTTCCCGATTCGGTCCGCTTCCCGGACGCCGCGCTGGTGTGCGGCGCGATGGAACGGGAAGACGCCGAAACTATCCTCGCGTCCGTAAACGGCGGGGCCAGCGACAGCCAGCTGCGGGTACGTCTCGCGCGCCAGGACACCCCGCCCCGCATGGACCTGGCCGCCACAGCAGGGACACCCGATCAGCTGGACAGCCCATCGGCCACCCTGGCCGTCTCGCTGGCCGAAACCCAGTTCAACATCTCCGTGGAATCCTCCGGCCTCGACCTGAAAAGCCTCCTCGGCGTCATCGCCGTCCTCGGCGCGCTGGCGATGCTGGTGATCGCGCTGAAGATCCCCCGAGTTTCGCGGTAGAGCGGGGGGGTGGCGGGGGTAAGGGCACGTACGGATGAACTGGGATGAGTAAAAGAACAGGTGGCTTATCTAGTATTCCCCAAGTATTCCCGGGCTCAGGCTCCCGCTCCTCCGTGCCCGCTCGGAACCTGCGGCGGCGTTGCCGCGGAATGTCCGCGAGCCTGGCGCGCCTTTCGGCGCAGTACACAGGCGGGACGCCCGCCTCCGGCGCGTCATGGACCTGTCCCACTTTCCTTTCGAGGTGGTTTTGGTGGGGGGGGGTAGGGGAACTCTTCGAGGTGGGCTCACGTTGTCGCGGACACGAATGTCCGCGATCCTGCGATTACGGTCTTGATAGTTCCGATGAATTACGAGCGCAATGAAGCGGGCCTTCAGCCCTCAAAGCCTATTGGCTTCCTTTACCTGGGTCGATGACCCAGGCTGGTTTGAAATAGGGCCTTCGGCCCTGAATATGGATTCCTCAGCGCCGAAGGCGCCGATCATACCCGCTTGGGCCGCAGGCCCAGGCGGAATGGCTGTGATTTCGTTCAGGGCTGAAAGCCCGCATCATCCGAACTGCAAAAATCAAAGCTTTTCTCGCTGCCCAATAGCCTCGGCGCGGCAATATCAGCGCTTCATGCTACGTAAACGTGAACCTTACCCCGCAAGCATTCGTCTTAACCGCCAGAGCCACTTGACAGAATTCCGCCGCTCGCGTAGGCTGGGGACTGGAGACTTTTTCGTGGCGGCCATCCCGGCGGCGAGAAAAGGGGCCCAGCGGCAGACCATCAGGGAGATCGGTAATCCCGTGAATACGGCAGAGCAATCCGGCAGGCGGCGCGGCATCGCCACGCAAGACGAATCGCGGGCACGTTTCGCGAGCGCCATTAAGACCCTTTTCCAGCACCCACACTCTTCCATGGAGGCATGAGGCATGATCGTGCGATGCATAGCGGCGGCGGCTTTGCTCGGGGGCGCCTTCGCGCAGGGCCAGGAAATCCTGACTTTCCCCGACCCGGCCCTCGAGAAGGAGGTTCGCGGCCGTCTGGGCATTCGCGAGGGCGATATTGAGGCTGTTCGGGCGCAGTCCCTGCGGGAGATCTACCTTCACCAGGGAGACGTTAAGGATCTCTCGGGCCTGGAACGCCTGCAGGGCCTGGACACGATCTTCCTGAATCCGGGAAAGTTGGTCGACTACGAACCGCTGGCCTCCCTTACGAAACTTCGGGTCTTGAACCTGCATCCCGGGCCGCCGATCCCCGGGGCTGTGCTTGCCCGGATGACGGGACTGGAGGAACTGCGATTCATCGGCCACGAGATCAAGGACATCACCCCCCTGGCGAAACTGGGGAACCTGCGCGAGCTCTGGTTGAAAAGCAACCCGGTCTCGGATCTGACTCCGCTTAGCGGGCTGGCCAACCTGGAGACCCTCTACATCGACGAAGGGGCATTCGAGGACCTGGCGCCGCTGGCCGGATTGACCAACCTGAAGCAACTCCACCTGCAACGGAGCGAAATCACGAACATCGCAGACCTCAGCGGCCTGACCCACCTGAAAACCCTCCGGCTGGGTCAAAACTCGGTGGAGGACCTGACGCCCCTCGCAAACCTGAAATCCCTGGAGACGCTCGACCTACGGGGTGTGAGCGCGCGGGACTTCGCCCCGCTGTCGGGGCTCTCACAATTGAAGTACCTCGATCTACCCAAGAGCGATGGCGGCGATTTGAGCTTCCTCGCGCAATTGACCGAATTGCGCGAGCTGGACCTGGACCATTTCGGGATTCGCGACATCGGCGCGCTGGCCGGACTTTCGCAACTGGAGCGCCTCGACCTGTGGGGCAACGAAATCGAGGATGTGGCGCCGCTGGCGGAACTTGTCCGGCTTCGCCATCTGGGACTGGACAGCAACAAAAACCTGGCGGACATCGGGCCGTTGAAGGGGCTCACGGAACTGGAGACGCTCGATCTGAGCTACAATAAAATCCGTGACATCGGCGCCCTGGCCGGCATGACGCGCATGAAAAAGCTCCAGCTGAACGGGAACGAAATCACCGATCTTGCCCCCATCGCCAATATGGCGCTGCTCGAAGACATCGAATTTCACGGGAACTACGTGAGCGACCTGGCGCCGCTCGCCGGGCTGCATCGCCTCCGCGAGATCTGGGCCACCCGGAACGAGATCAGCGATCTGGCGCCCCTGTCGTCGCTCGTGCGCCTGAAGGTACTGGACCTCGAGCAGAATATCATCGCCGATCTTTCCCCGTTGCCGCCCCTCCCGAGCGGGGCTTCGGTGGACTTCCTGCTCAACCGGATCACGGATATCGCGCCGCTGGTGGAGAAGACCGCGTCGGCCCGGGACGTCATGATTGGTCTCGGCGAGAACCCGCTGCTGGACGACGCCTTCACCACCCATATCCCCGCTATTCAGGCCCAGGGCAACCACGTATTCGATCGCGTCTCGTCCACGGTCGCAAGCAGCAAGCCCTTCCCCGAAGAACGCTTCGCCGCCGCACGCGCCAACGCGCCGCAGCCGCCCGCGGCGGAGATCGAGGTTCCAACGCCGTCCCCCGACGCCGCGCGCGCCCCCGCGGCCGCCCCCCCGGCGAACTCCTCCGTCGCGCTCGCCGCCAGCGTCGCCGAAACCCAGTTCAACGTCTCCGTCGAATCCTCCGGCCTCGACCTGAAAAGCCTCCTCGGCGTCATCGCTGTCCTCGGCGTGTTGGCCATGCTGGTGATCGCGCTGAAGATCCCCCGGGTTTCGCGGTAGGGTGGGGGGATGGCGGATGTAAGGGCACGTACGGATGGGCGGGGATGAGTAAAAGAATAAGTGGCTGTACCTGATATTCCTGGTATTCCTCGAATAGTAGGAGCGATACGTATTATGAAGAAAGCCTTCGAAGTACCCGCCACCATTGTATTTCTTTCGCTCACTTTCGCCATACCGGTAGCTTACTCCGCTCCAGTGATGGAGAGCATGCGCGAAAGACTGACGAGGAACTCATCAGTATGGCCGAAGCGCTGTATCGTGCCCGCGAGACAACGTTGGAAAAGGGAAGTCAGATAGGCGATTCCTCGAATTTGGCGGAGCAATTGGAATCCGTCAAGATCATTGAGAGTGAATTGCTGCGGCGAGGCACGGAGATTTTACCTGCGGTTGAACGGATGCTGTGGGATTCCACAAGACTCGACCTCTATAGGGCACGCCTGATCTTCAGTCTGAAGGAAATTGATGGAGTCGAAATAGACCAGTTCCTCGTACGCGTATCATTCGCAGATCACGGCTCGGTCGGCGCGGCACAAGGCAGGCTAGATGTGATCGGCGCCGCACGGAACGCATTGATCTGGCGTGGGACGCACGGAAAGAGTATCGGCGTGCCATTGTCCCCTGAACATCTGAATACCCTGTTAGTTACTGTCAGGGAAGGGAACAACTCGGATGCAATGAATGCGGCTGCCCTTCTGGCGGCGTTTACAGAAAACATTCCCGAAACACGCATAAAACCAGTCGTCGAACGATTGATTCGGGTCCAAGAAGACCATTCTGATATGGGCGCCGATGTTACGTCAAGTATCAGCAACTATGACAAGATTCTTGGAATGCATGTCGGGATTTTTCAGAGCTTTGGTGTAGCGGCCCAACCCTATCTGCGAGAGGCGTTAATCGACAGCGAAGTTGGTGGCGAGGCGGCCAAATGGCTCACGCTGGCCTTGGGGTTTGCTGGTGATAGGTCCGTAGCCGAAGACGTCCGAGCAATCGCTAACAATCCAAATGAGACAGTTGAGGTAAGGTGTATAGCGATTGGAAGTTATTCTGCGGCAGCCGGGACGGATGCCCTGCCTCAATTGGAAGAATGGAAAAAGGACACCACGATTGTCGTAAGTGAAATGCATGGCTGGGAGACGCGCCCAATTGCCCTGACAGCCAACGAAAAATGGCTTCAACTCCGCCAGTTTGGCGAGACTCGGTAAAGAAAAACCTGATTATAGTGTGGGTTGCCTTACGGCATTGTAATTGAGTTAATGCCCTCCCTGGATAGATTCTAAGGGCTCTGACCAGATTAATGTTGCCAAGCATAGATCCGATTCATCCCCGGAATGACTTTACATAGACAAGCTATCGGGGCAAAAAGATCAGGACGCTAGCACTACACCAATACGGGAACTTGGTAAATTCAAATTGATCAAATACCTAAGTCTATAGTCACCACTGTAGTCCCTATGTGCTATGAAGAATGGACCGGCGCGGCGAGCGGCGCTTCCGCGTCGGTGAATGTCACGATGGACGAGGACAAGTCCGTGAACGCGGTGTTCTACCAGACCACGCTGACGGTGACGAAAACGGGGGAGGGGCAAGTGACGGCCGACCCCTACGGCGCCACGCAGACCCCCACCTTCTCCGAGGACTATGAACCCGGCGAGACCGTGACGCTGACGGCGGTCCCGGCGGCGGGCTGGGGCTTCAAGGAATGGACGGGCGCGGCGAGCGGCGCTTCCGCGTCGGTGAATGTCACGATGGACGAGGACAAGTCCGTGAACGCCGTGTTCTACCAGACCACGCTGACGGTGACGAAGTCGGGGGAGGGCCAGGTGACGGCCGACCCCTACGGCGCCACACAGACTCCCACCTTCTCCGAGGACTATGAGCCCGGCGAGACCGTGACGCTGACGGCGGTCCCGGCGGCGGGCTGGGCCTTCCGGGAGTGGTCGGGGGCGGCGATCGGGGGCGCGCTTTCGGCGAATGTCACCATGACGGCGGACAAATCCGTCAACGCCATCTTTGAGCAGCTCCAGCTGACGGTGAGCAAGGTGGGCGAGGGGACGGTGACGCCGCCGGGCGGCGGGGAGACGCTCCCGCACACGATCACCTACGGGAGCCCGCAGACCGTCGGCCTCACGGCCAGCCCCGCGGCCGGCTGGGGCTTCAAGGAGTGGACCGGCGACGCCAGCGGCGAGAACCCGAGCACGAGCGTCGTGGTGGACGGCTCCCGGGCCGTGACCGCGGTGTTCGCGCAGGTCGAGCTTACGGTGGACAAGGAGGGCGAGGGCACGGTGAGCGTAAGCCCGCCGGGCGGCGCGCAGACGCTGCCGTTTACGGGAACGTACCCGTATGGCGAAGGGACCGTGTCACTTACCGCATCTCCAAGCACAAACTGGTTTTTTGATCGATGGGATGGAGATGTGCCGGAGGCCATAAACGGTGATGAGAACATCGATGTTAATTGCAAGCAAGATCGCAACGTTAGTGCTGTATTCACTGAATGTGAAGTGGATATTGCACTTATGGCGATACGCTTTACGGATACGGCGGCGGTTCGCGCCTA
This region of Candidatus Hydrogenedentota bacterium genomic DNA includes:
- a CDS encoding acyl-CoA dehydrogenase family protein, which encodes MAANQSAKDQAMELAEAARETEWRFPSFTAELFRGNFRWDLLHPYPKQDADDKRVGDELIEKVRAVLDQHLDPIRVDETGEYPQVVLDELAKIGIFGMKIDKKYGGLGLSQWNYGRVLSFIGSYCQSTVTWVSAHQSIGVPQPLKLFGTEEQKQKFLPRLAKGEISAFALTEPDVGSDPAKMTTTATPSEDGSYYLINGQKLWCTNGPAASMMVVMAKTPPIIKNGREIPQISTFIVEADSPGFSVAHECSFMGLRGISNGLLLFNNVKVPAENMIGKPGQGLKIALTTLNAGRLGIPAASAGSCKKYLLDCEEWVNARVQWGVPIGQHQSIARKIANMAADTFAMESLVYVACSFADRKNADIRLEAAAAKYFCTETTSRLLDDFLQVRGGRGFESDTSLYQRGEKPVSVHRTLRDMRVGRIFEGSSEVMHLIMAREAMDTHFKLMMPLLQPKPEQQGKKLHYLIRAAKFYAAWYPKLWLPSAIDFDVKHLNTVNREHLAYAAKASKRLARTLFHTMGKYKEKLEFEQILLGNFVDIGVDLFVMACVLANADQRLAGNRDDQTPQELTDLFCRNARKRIEDNFRAVKHNHNRVYNKVGSSLMAGKYRWLARDVFEDLPRGYRDFESNQPVVTSSEDARAAMAE
- a CDS encoding dynamin family protein; the encoded protein is MKFRDLEESRAWALSSMDALGAFVRQDPDFRGNKKFEEKSLFYQRQCVEDGKYRVVFLGTFNVGKSTAINAFLGAGYLPMDVEECTSKLAFIQRGEAMSLSMGLSEAISGHELEALRSALQDVPSSFETAEDGHRVHIRYEGHQPDWMRRTLEPLVTVMADETYPHLAPLREKIEDLHISLPSEVLEEDIVFVDTPGVHSVSETRQEITYGIIERSHLVISFVDSSFAGNIHDLNFIKRIIKWRGRRVFFVLNKADKLETSEIDVRGARGPAKSLIEAFARHDIPEDSEIFFLSGYRALRALELDQGYTTLEAVQDDNKVSIPTSIMDRIGGSDDPARDLSAFLMGQSRLPHLRERLMDYLLNENKAGAVLETAVRFVGERAEEYVAGLENELKLAKDPTKFEDLRRNREALLRRLDEIRASSALVLERFRIRSRGGETKDGHYAGYAERFRVEITETAIQDQIISPLLAWLRTNNNLKTARRQKFKTLSAQTEHQVDEFVSAATARIMAIVEATEQEARQDISDKLGAIRELRVQMTQPAGLEGFTLETSMARSYMVFGTGGALVGVAAGAAVGTTVVPVIGTAIGAGIGALFGAVGGFLTRLAWSEDRWLKKLEPVIRQNVMNMLIEGGKDHQGNPAEPIIKTVSEYLDQRAESFHGAVEAEVNNAINSVQAECDDLLAREDEIRRQAEAIIARLEPKVVMLHGIRDRAALVVESLFRPETVRV
- a CDS encoding dynamin family protein; this encodes MQDLDRAPCVFAVGDFNTGKSTLLNALLRQEVLPCSREEGRALPTFITRVTDSHDRFAALHRKDGGLTPRTHDEFLHVRKADEHSAQYKALAAGCVRSPFNNLVLVDTAGMSSDTCESVEIAGLANQEDALLLVVTDIEYWAAKHTMDFIAYHQEQFGDSILVVANKADHLNAGEIERIEHKAVSRMEEYGIHPAPRFLTLSARLELYRREPRNEYRCRTKPRVRELCDAGFDALRLALYEFEAACCRRAPRPGIDAVLQMPLASSFIAVQEGALHEV
- a CDS encoding leucine-rich repeat domain-containing protein; this encodes MRNRLVWATGFFTSICALAATADPVHFPDTALEVEIRNALGFHEGPIQRDHLARLTKISLYQTSVRDLTGLEHCTNITVLYALSNKIENIQSLAAMPQLKQVWLNNNTITDLSPLLKLPYLRDLSIAGNPIDDLTPIAEMVTLRRLNIGGVAIRDPGFLSALVHLEDLYIARTGLKNLDFAAEMPKLERLLASDNQIESLEPLRGLEHLKQIELKNNRIGDLSPLAGLSNVWWLELTGNHLGTLEGLPAFRDDAKVLLYDNLISDLGPLARACARGRNIIIELGLNQLDQDAFCTHIPELEKRRNRVVYRRKSPDDRSIPFPDHDLLCEAAQREDGSLILAAVNRGATDEELAEAFGLPAGGAREIPAAAIQFADANLERVIREQIDKPAGAMLPEDVASIRRLQATGKDIFDLTGLEHLKGVEMMALQSNHIRDLTPLAALPQLQTLFISHNQITDLSPLAALKNLKQLAVDFNAIERIEPIVHLPALRELHLTGNPIASLDSLRELRALNDLYIRGIGATSLEFLAGLTSMRKLDAADNQITSLVHLRGLRGLVEINLAGNRVTSLEPIAQHEKLYRLDLRNNRLTSLEGMPGFWREATILLHGNEISDIAPILDATGQGDPVCIELGRNHLGPEAFCRDIPELFARGHDVVYAYNLPDSVRFPDAALVCGAMEREDAETILASVNGGASDSQLRVRLARQDTPPRMDLAATAGTPDQLDSPSATLAVSLAETQFNISVESSGLDLKSLLGVIAVLGALAMLVIALKIPRVSR